The following coding sequences are from one Deltaproteobacteria bacterium window:
- a CDS encoding DUF2207 domain-containing protein produces the protein MMSKNSIKIIFFFICFLSIFYPFNVNSEEIKSFFSEIHVNRDSTIFVREDIQYDFQYAHRHGIFRDIPYKYDYGYKQYGIKIDVEDVTDSEGQSYNYSVSRSGNRVNIKIGDPDKTITGTHDYRIDYSVRGAIAFFEDHDELYWNVTGTEWRVPIKKAGAKVYLEGETIDGVKAKCFTGAAGSQARDCDYSMTHGTVEFTVSDALRAGQGLTIVIWLPKGTIEEPSSSTKAAWFLSDNWYFGLPFLTLILFTYIWHTRGRDPEGRGVIAVRYEPPEEITPAEAGTLVDESINILDITSTIIDLAVRGYLKIEETESTKFFFFNDRDYKLVKIKEPGAHELKQHEEKVFSGIFKGGDDIMVSDLRNKFYKELPPIKKALYKELIDKNYFPANPEKIKSIYKWVGIIIIILSFFLFSSLLLKISLALSGLIILIFSRFMPRKTKRGALVNEELLGFREFIERAEKDRIEKLAKDDPTLFDRVLPFALVFGLEDRWADSFKDMYREPPSWYSSPHYTGGFTPRIFVSDIGRSLSVMNSTLSSTPKRSGSSGFSGGGSSGGGFGGGGGGSW, from the coding sequence ATGATGTCAAAAAACTCAATAAAAATAATATTCTTTTTTATATGCTTCTTAAGCATTTTCTATCCCTTTAACGTGAATTCCGAGGAGATAAAAAGCTTTTTCTCGGAGATACATGTAAATAGAGACAGTACGATTTTTGTCCGGGAAGACATCCAGTACGATTTTCAGTATGCCCACAGACACGGAATATTCAGGGACATACCCTACAAGTACGATTACGGATATAAGCAGTACGGTATCAAAATTGATGTAGAGGATGTAACCGACTCGGAAGGACAATCCTATAATTACAGCGTCAGCCGTTCAGGCAACAGGGTAAATATTAAGATAGGCGATCCCGATAAAACAATCACCGGGACCCATGATTACAGAATCGATTACTCCGTCAGGGGAGCTATAGCCTTTTTCGAAGACCATGACGAACTTTACTGGAATGTGACCGGCACAGAGTGGAGAGTCCCGATTAAAAAAGCGGGCGCCAAGGTTTATCTTGAGGGAGAAACAATAGACGGTGTCAAAGCAAAATGCTTTACAGGGGCGGCGGGCTCCCAAGCCCGGGATTGTGATTACAGTATGACACACGGCACCGTTGAGTTCACGGTCTCAGACGCCCTCCGGGCAGGTCAGGGGCTCACAATAGTTATCTGGCTCCCTAAAGGAACGATAGAAGAACCCTCTTCTTCTACTAAAGCAGCCTGGTTTCTCTCGGATAACTGGTACTTCGGATTGCCGTTTTTAACCCTTATCCTGTTTACTTACATCTGGCATACCCGCGGCAGAGACCCCGAAGGCAGGGGCGTAATTGCAGTCAGGTACGAACCCCCTGAGGAGATAACCCCGGCGGAAGCCGGAACGCTTGTGGATGAAAGTATCAATATACTAGACATAACCTCGACTATAATAGACCTTGCTGTGAGGGGTTACTTAAAAATCGAGGAAACCGAGAGCACAAAATTCTTCTTCTTTAATGATAGAGACTACAAGCTTGTTAAAATCAAAGAACCCGGCGCCCATGAGCTGAAACAGCACGAGGAAAAGGTGTTTTCGGGGATATTCAAGGGCGGTGATGACATTATGGTTTCAGACTTAAGGAACAAATTTTATAAAGAGCTGCCTCCGATTAAAAAAGCCCTGTACAAGGAGCTCATCGACAAGAATTACTTTCCGGCGAATCCGGAAAAAATTAAAAGTATTTATAAATGGGTGGGAATTATTATTATAATCCTGTCTTTCTTTCTGTTCAGCAGCTTGCTGCTTAAAATTTCATTAGCTTTGTCGGGACTTATAATTCTCATTTTTTCAAGATTTATGCCCCGAAAGACAAAACGCGGGGCTCTCGTGAACGAAGAGCTGCTGGGTTTCAGGGAATTCATCGAGCGAGCCGAAAAAGACAGGATTGAAAAACTGGCAAAGGACGACCCGACTTTATTCGACAGAGTGCTGCCTTTTGCGCTCGTTTTCGGACTGGAAGACAGGTGGGCGGACTCCTTCAAGGACATGTACAGGGAGCCTCCGTCCTGGTACAGCTCGCCCCATTACACGGGCGGCTTCACTCCCAGAATATTCGTATCGGACATAGGCCGCAGTCTGAGCGTTATGAACAGCACATTATCGTCTACGCCCAAAAGGTCCGGAAGTAGCGGTTTCAGCGGAGGCGGATCAAGCGGGGGAGGCTTCGGAGGAGGCGGGGGAGGGTCGTGGTAA
- a CDS encoding L-threonylcarbamoyladenylate synthase produces MVKTKGIGIRGKTSAKIIKACDPESPETAASILNGGGVIVYPTETLYGIGALASFRESVEKIFEIKGRPHGKAIPLLLKDTDMLERIAEMNDRISSLSDRFWPGPLTLVVKEISGLPELITSGAGKVAVRVSDGEFVKRLFKYIDQPLCSTSANLSGAENILECDYIVETFEDKVDLIVDSGNLPPSKGSTILDITVSPPEILREGDVSAQDLKEFF; encoded by the coding sequence GTGGTAAAGACAAAGGGTATTGGTATTAGGGGCAAAACTTCGGCAAAAATAATAAAAGCGTGCGATCCCGAATCCCCGGAGACAGCGGCCTCCATACTGAACGGCGGCGGGGTTATCGTTTATCCAACGGAAACTCTTTACGGAATAGGCGCGCTTGCTTCATTCAGGGAGTCCGTTGAAAAAATATTTGAAATCAAGGGAAGGCCCCACGGAAAAGCAATACCTTTACTCCTAAAAGATACCGATATGCTGGAAAGAATCGCGGAGATGAATGACAGGATATCATCCCTTTCGGACAGGTTTTGGCCGGGACCGCTTACGCTTGTGGTTAAGGAAATATCTGGGCTGCCCGAACTTATTACATCAGGGGCGGGGAAGGTTGCGGTGAGAGTCTCCGACGGTGAATTTGTGAAACGTTTGTTTAAATATATAGATCAACCGCTTTGCTCGACCAGCGCGAACTTAAGCGGGGCTGAAAACATTCTCGAATGTGACTACATTGTCGAGACATTCGAAGACAAAGTTGACCTTATAGTAGACTCTGGTAATCTTCCGCCCTCGAAAGGATCGACTATCCTGGATATCACGGTCAGTCCCCCCGAAATACTGAGAGAGGGAGACGTAAGTGCCCAAGATTTAAAGGAGTTTTTTTGA
- a CDS encoding DUF1015 domain-containing protein, translating to MPAIKGFKGIRYNPEKIDDFSKVLAPPYDVINPEEQEELLERHPHNVVRLILPSGESDIKYERAAKTFRDWYVEDILLQDPEPSIYPYYQEFEEQGKKLTRKGFIATVKIEDFSSKKILPHERTFPKHKQDRMKLNTACKANMSPVFSVYSDPEGTIEKAVDDTLNEKPLFDITNKDGVRNILWRISNPWLLSFIKDRLMDKSFLIADGHHRYETALEMRNIQREKTKDSSGNKPFDYVMMYLSRAECEGLIINPTHRIIKNLGQYEIESFMEKLRTDFKVEKMPYKEGITDIGHEEFTVITKDPDYVYRVSSINNFPESYANQGVMLLHNVVFKKILDEGQSGILYTKFLDEAVELVRGGEYELGFILPELRANDIFEVVLAGERMPHKTTYFYPKILSGLTFNPLW from the coding sequence ATGCCTGCTATAAAAGGATTTAAGGGTATTAGATACAATCCCGAGAAGATAGATGATTTCAGCAAGGTGCTGGCACCCCCCTACGATGTGATTAACCCCGAGGAGCAGGAAGAGCTGCTTGAAAGACACCCCCATAACGTCGTTCGCCTGATACTTCCCAGCGGCGAAAGCGACATAAAATACGAGAGGGCGGCCAAGACCTTCAGGGACTGGTACGTAGAGGACATTCTGCTTCAGGACCCCGAGCCTTCCATCTACCCATACTATCAGGAATTCGAGGAGCAGGGGAAAAAACTGACACGTAAAGGGTTCATAGCCACGGTGAAGATAGAAGACTTCTCTTCGAAAAAAATTCTCCCCCACGAGAGAACCTTCCCGAAGCACAAACAAGACAGAATGAAGCTCAATACCGCGTGCAAAGCAAATATGAGTCCGGTATTTTCGGTATATTCCGACCCCGAAGGGACTATTGAAAAAGCGGTAGATGATACATTGAACGAAAAACCTCTATTCGATATAACAAATAAGGACGGCGTCAGAAACATCCTGTGGAGGATTTCAAACCCCTGGCTTCTTTCCTTTATCAAAGACAGATTGATGGACAAGAGCTTTCTTATCGCAGACGGCCACCACCGTTACGAAACGGCGCTTGAGATGAGAAATATTCAACGTGAAAAGACGAAAGACAGCTCCGGGAATAAGCCATTCGATTACGTGATGATGTACCTCTCAAGGGCTGAATGCGAAGGGCTCATAATAAATCCCACTCACAGGATAATAAAAAATCTGGGCCAATACGAGATCGAGAGTTTTATGGAAAAACTGAGAACAGACTTCAAAGTCGAGAAAATGCCTTATAAAGAAGGCATCACCGATATAGGTCATGAAGAATTCACCGTAATCACGAAAGACCCGGATTACGTATACAGGGTGTCATCTATTAATAACTTTCCAGAGTCCTATGCCAATCAGGGGGTAATGCTTCTCCATAATGTCGTGTTCAAAAAAATCCTGGATGAAGGGCAATCGGGCATTCTTTATACGAAATTTCTCGACGAGGCGGTTGAGCTGGTAAGAGGGGGTGAATACGAGCTCGGTTTCATTCTCCCCGAACTGAGGGCAAATGATATTTTCGAAGTCGTCCTGGCCGGCGAAAGAATGCCCCATAAAACAACCTACTTTTACCCCAAGATACTGTCCGGCCTGACATTCAATCCACTCTGGTAG
- a CDS encoding LemA family protein, translated as MSAFLILIVILAVLIFVSVGIYNGLVKLRNSSEQAWSDVDVQLKRRYDLVPNLVETVKGYASHEKETFEKVVQARNQAMNATSPEDKAQAENFLQSTLKSLFALAEAYPELKANQNFIELQTELSNIEEQIQLARRYYNAVVRDLNTRIESVPSNIVANIFNFQKREYFELDSAEERKAPQVSFN; from the coding sequence ATGTCGGCATTCTTGATATTAATCGTCATTCTGGCGGTGCTGATTTTCGTATCGGTCGGGATCTACAACGGACTTGTGAAACTCAGAAACTCGTCAGAGCAGGCCTGGTCCGATGTCGATGTACAGCTTAAAAGAAGATACGATCTCGTGCCGAATCTCGTCGAGACAGTTAAAGGCTACGCCTCGCACGAAAAAGAGACATTTGAAAAAGTAGTACAGGCACGAAATCAGGCCATGAATGCCACATCCCCGGAGGACAAAGCCCAGGCGGAGAATTTTCTTCAATCGACCCTCAAGAGTCTCTTCGCTCTCGCCGAGGCTTATCCCGAGCTCAAAGCCAATCAGAACTTCATCGAGCTACAGACTGAGCTCTCGAATATTGAAGAGCAGATACAGCTCGCGCGCCGCTACTACAATGCCGTCGTGAGGGATTTAAACACCCGGATAGAATCCGTGCCGAGCAATATTGTCGCGAACATCTTCAATTTTCAAAAAAGAGAGTACTTCGAACTTGATTCCGCAGAGGAGAGAAAGGCTCCTCAAGTAAGCTTCAACTAG